The Pararhizobium sp. IMCC21322 sequence GGCCCGGTCAGCCTATTGTCATTCCCCGCAAGCGCGTGGCGCCACCGGAAGAAGAAGTGGTTGTTGGAGATCGCAAGCGCGAGACGCTTTGTCATGACGCTGCCAAATCCGAGATCAAAAAGTCCCGCCCGGAATTAAATCCGGACGTTGTCATTTCCTCAGCCATTGTTGGTTCGGAAGCCGCAGCCAATGTCATAGTTGCCAATGGCGCAGCCTTTCGAAGCGACGGTCGCTGGTACAATTTCAAATTCCGCTGCGAAGCCGACCCATTTGAGGAAAAGCTGATTGCATTTGATTATCTCATTGGCCCGGCCTTTCCTGAAGGGGAAGTGGTTGAGGTCAAGGTCGCGGAAGAGAATTGAGGACGTCATGAAAACCATTGGCCTGATTGGCGGCATGAGCTGGGAAAGCACTGTGGTTTACTACCAGTTGCTCAACCGCGGGGCGCGCGAGCGGCTTGGTGGCCTGCATTCGGCCAAGCTGTTGCTGTGGTCTTTTGACTTTGCCGACATAGAAGCCATGCAGGCAAAGGGTGATTGGGACGCAGCCACCAACGCCATGATTGATGCCGCCTGCGCGCTGGAACGCGGCGGCGCTGACTGCGTGGTTATCTGCACCAACACCATGCATAAAATGGCAGATGCTGTGCAGCAATCGGTGGAAATCCCGCTCATTCATATTGCCGATGCCACCGCCGTGGCCATCAAGGCTTCGAGAGCTAAAAAACCTTTGCTGCTGGCAACGCGCTACACCATGGAGCAGGATTTCTACAAGGGGCATTTGCGAGACCGCCATGGCGTGGAGACAATGGTGCCTGATGAGGCCGGACGAACGCTGGTCCACGACATTATCTACAATGAATTGTGCCAGGGCATCGTCCGCAAGGATTCCAGAGAAGCCTATCTGGAGACCATTCAGCGCGCTCAACAGCAGGGCGCTGATGGCGTTATTTTCGGTTGCACGGAAGTAGGCCTGCTGATCGCACAGACGGATTTTGATCTGCCTGCTTTTGATACCACAGCACTTCATGCAACAGCGGCTTTGGACTTTGCTCTGGACAATTAGAAGTTGGCCATCACAAGCGGCTTCACGCGGTTAACGCAATCGCGTATGAAGCTGGCGGTTTCCGCATCTGTAAGGATTTGAAATGTCCATAAAAGTTCGGCCTGTAGCTGAAAGTGATAAGCTGG is a genomic window containing:
- a CDS encoding aspartate/glutamate racemase family protein translates to MKTIGLIGGMSWESTVVYYQLLNRGARERLGGLHSAKLLLWSFDFADIEAMQAKGDWDAATNAMIDAACALERGGADCVVICTNTMHKMADAVQQSVEIPLIHIADATAVAIKASRAKKPLLLATRYTMEQDFYKGHLRDRHGVETMVPDEAGRTLVHDIIYNELCQGIVRKDSREAYLETIQRAQQQGADGVIFGCTEVGLLIAQTDFDLPAFDTTALHATAALDFALDN